One stretch of Punica granatum isolate Tunisia-2019 chromosome 5, ASM765513v2, whole genome shotgun sequence DNA includes these proteins:
- the LOC116207619 gene encoding putative membrane-bound O-acyltransferase C24H6.01c isoform X1 produces MAIRSNNKNVVSWKRRELPFLVLYAIAFYVIIIRRSLQLSHDHYSKLYGLRPGFLANRLNDVSDAQWRNFRGNLPILTFVFGIFALTANIMRACFGLKARGMSYIWLFLSSAYLVYLHGACIIFVMAIASLNYLLVKIFARTKYFLPLLWIFNIFFLICNRVYDGYSFSMFGAHWQYLDNFRGTFRWQICFNFVILRMVSFGYDYRWSILGSHFNHEKHVEHCYICKSGKACYQFLQGKSVTSDKFSLSIYLCYLVYAPLYIAGPIISFNAFASQLEAPQRNYSVKDMALYGIRWLYSLFLMELMTHLLYYNAFAISGIWRQLSPMDVFIIGYGVLNFMWLKFFLIWRYFRLWSLICGVEAPENMPKCINNCYNLESFWKNWHASFNKWLVRYMYIPLGGSQRKLLNVWVVFTFVALWHDLEWKLLSWAWLTCLFFVPELILKSAANAFKIESALGELFFREVSALAGSVTITCLMVANLVGFVIGPSGINWLISRFLGREGLPVLLGLFVTFYVGTKLMFHIEDAKRRAH; encoded by the exons ATGGCTATCCGGAGTAATAACAAGAATGTTGTGTCATGGAAGAGGAGAGAACTTCCATTTTTGGTTCTCTATGCGATTGCTTTTTACGTGATCATCATTCGTAGATCTCTGCAACTCTCTCATG ATCATTACTCCAAACTCTACGGGTTGCGACCGGGTTTTCTTGCTAATCGACTCAAT GATGTCTCAGATGCACAATGGAGAAACTTCCGTGGGAACTTGCCCATTCTTACTTTTGTTTTTGGAATTTTTGCATTGACTGCTAATATTATGAGAGCATGTTTTGGACTGAAAGCGAGGGGAATGTCGTACATTTggctttttctttcttcagcTTACCTGGTATACCTGCATGGAGCTTG CATTATATTTGTCATGGCAATTGCTTCCCTGAATTATCTTCTCGTCAAG ATATTTGCCAGGACAAAATACTTCCTACCACTATTATGGATCTTCAACATATTCTTTCTGATATGTAATCGTGTTTATGATGGATATTCATTCTCCATGTTTGG GGCCCATTGGCAGTACTTGGACAATTTCCGGGGTACTTTTCGGTGGCAAATTTGCTTTAACTTTG TTATTTTGCGCATGGTGAGCTTTGGCTATGATTACCGGTGGTCAATTCTTGGTTCTCATTTCAACCACGAG AAACATGTTGAACATTGCTACATTTGTAAATCAGGAAAAGCATGCTACCAATTTCTACAG GGAAAAAGTGTGACGAGTGACAAGTTTTCCCTCAGCATATACCTCTGCTATTTGGTGTATGCGCCCCTCTATATTGCTGGACCGATTATTAGCTTTAATGCATTTGCTTCACAG CTGGAGGCACCACAGAGAAATTACTCGGTCAAAGACATGGCTTTATATGGGATAAGGTGGCTATATAGTCTTTTCTTGATGGAACTGATGACGCACCTGCTCTACTATAATGCTTTTGCCATCAG TGGCATATGGAGACAGTTATCACCCATGGACGTATTCATCATCGGGTATGGG GTCTTAAACTTTATGTGGTTAAAGTTCTTCCTGATCTGGCGCTATTTTCGGCTCTGGTCACTG ATATGTGGCGTTGAGGCACCTGAGAACATGCCAAAGTGCATCAATAATTGctacaacttggaaagtttttGGAAAAATTGGCACGCCTCTTTCAATAAATGGCTTGTAAG GTACATGTACATTCCCCTAGGAGGTTCTCAAAGAAAGCTGCTCAACGTTTGGGTAGTATTCACCTTTGTCGCATTGTGGCATGACCTAGAGTG GAAGCTTCTTTCATGGGCATGGTTGACTTGCTTGTTCTTTGTCCCCGAATTGATATTGAAGTCAGCAGCAAATGCTTTCAAG ATCGAAAGTGCTCTTGGGGAGTTATTTTTCCGTGAAGTCAGTGCACTTGCCGGTTCAGTCACAATCACTTGTCTTATG GTTGCGAATCTTGTTGGCTTTGTTATTGGACCATCTGGCATCAATTGGTTGATTTCTCGATTCCTCGGCAGAGAAG GACTCCCTGTCCTCCTTGGCTTGTTTGTGACGTTCTATGTTGGGACAAAG CTCATGTTCCATATTGAGGATGCCAAAAGAAGAGCTCACTGA
- the LOC116207619 gene encoding putative membrane-bound O-acyltransferase C24H6.01c isoform X2, with protein sequence MDVSDAQWRNFRGNLPILTFVFGIFALTANIMRACFGLKARGMSYIWLFLSSAYLVYLHGACIIFVMAIASLNYLLVKIFARTKYFLPLLWIFNIFFLICNRVYDGYSFSMFGAHWQYLDNFRGTFRWQICFNFVILRMVSFGYDYRWSILGSHFNHEKHVEHCYICKSGKACYQFLQGKSVTSDKFSLSIYLCYLVYAPLYIAGPIISFNAFASQLEAPQRNYSVKDMALYGIRWLYSLFLMELMTHLLYYNAFAISGIWRQLSPMDVFIIGYGVLNFMWLKFFLIWRYFRLWSLICGVEAPENMPKCINNCYNLESFWKNWHASFNKWLVRYMYIPLGGSQRKLLNVWVVFTFVALWHDLEWKLLSWAWLTCLFFVPELILKSAANAFKIESALGELFFREVSALAGSVTITCLMVANLVGFVIGPSGINWLISRFLGREGLPVLLGLFVTFYVGTKLMFHIEDAKRRAH encoded by the exons ATG GATGTCTCAGATGCACAATGGAGAAACTTCCGTGGGAACTTGCCCATTCTTACTTTTGTTTTTGGAATTTTTGCATTGACTGCTAATATTATGAGAGCATGTTTTGGACTGAAAGCGAGGGGAATGTCGTACATTTggctttttctttcttcagcTTACCTGGTATACCTGCATGGAGCTTG CATTATATTTGTCATGGCAATTGCTTCCCTGAATTATCTTCTCGTCAAG ATATTTGCCAGGACAAAATACTTCCTACCACTATTATGGATCTTCAACATATTCTTTCTGATATGTAATCGTGTTTATGATGGATATTCATTCTCCATGTTTGG GGCCCATTGGCAGTACTTGGACAATTTCCGGGGTACTTTTCGGTGGCAAATTTGCTTTAACTTTG TTATTTTGCGCATGGTGAGCTTTGGCTATGATTACCGGTGGTCAATTCTTGGTTCTCATTTCAACCACGAG AAACATGTTGAACATTGCTACATTTGTAAATCAGGAAAAGCATGCTACCAATTTCTACAG GGAAAAAGTGTGACGAGTGACAAGTTTTCCCTCAGCATATACCTCTGCTATTTGGTGTATGCGCCCCTCTATATTGCTGGACCGATTATTAGCTTTAATGCATTTGCTTCACAG CTGGAGGCACCACAGAGAAATTACTCGGTCAAAGACATGGCTTTATATGGGATAAGGTGGCTATATAGTCTTTTCTTGATGGAACTGATGACGCACCTGCTCTACTATAATGCTTTTGCCATCAG TGGCATATGGAGACAGTTATCACCCATGGACGTATTCATCATCGGGTATGGG GTCTTAAACTTTATGTGGTTAAAGTTCTTCCTGATCTGGCGCTATTTTCGGCTCTGGTCACTG ATATGTGGCGTTGAGGCACCTGAGAACATGCCAAAGTGCATCAATAATTGctacaacttggaaagtttttGGAAAAATTGGCACGCCTCTTTCAATAAATGGCTTGTAAG GTACATGTACATTCCCCTAGGAGGTTCTCAAAGAAAGCTGCTCAACGTTTGGGTAGTATTCACCTTTGTCGCATTGTGGCATGACCTAGAGTG GAAGCTTCTTTCATGGGCATGGTTGACTTGCTTGTTCTTTGTCCCCGAATTGATATTGAAGTCAGCAGCAAATGCTTTCAAG ATCGAAAGTGCTCTTGGGGAGTTATTTTTCCGTGAAGTCAGTGCACTTGCCGGTTCAGTCACAATCACTTGTCTTATG GTTGCGAATCTTGTTGGCTTTGTTATTGGACCATCTGGCATCAATTGGTTGATTTCTCGATTCCTCGGCAGAGAAG GACTCCCTGTCCTCCTTGGCTTGTTTGTGACGTTCTATGTTGGGACAAAG CTCATGTTCCATATTGAGGATGCCAAAAGAAGAGCTCACTGA
- the LOC116209073 gene encoding probable CCR4-associated factor 1 homolog 11, with the protein MEIARPVIVREVWAHNLEKEFALIRVALPGCRIAAIDTEFPGHIFKSQVDGHLIAHLPPAETYELMKSNIDALEIIQVGLALSDSCGRLPHFGTPFSYVWQFNFQDFDIETNAYNEESINLLKSQGIDFSKNREMGISSRDFVRQLFLSGLIGGGRPISWVTFHGSYDFGFMIKMLTRQPLPTHMLDFLRLLKRFFGFCIYDVKHMIKSCDGLYGGLERVAKSLNVDRIAGKSHQAGSDSLLTLQTFFKLIGSRKPFTDNTEGMALFRFCSVLFGLEAPMQWRCSGLLFGSHLHWDNFHARHLC; encoded by the coding sequence ATGGAGATTGCGAGACCTGTGATTGTCCGAGAGGTCTGGGCGCATAACCTGGAGAAAGAGTTCGCCTTGATACGTGTGGCCCTCCCCGGTTGCAGAATCGCTGCTATCGACACAGAGTTCCCAGGTCACATCTTCAAGTCCCAAGTCGACGGCCACCTGATCGCCCACCTCCCTCCTGCGGAGACCTACGAGCTGATGAAGTCGAACATTGACGCCCTCGAGATCATTCAAGTGGGTCTCGCCCTCTCCGACTCCTGCGGCCGGCTTCCTCACTTCGGCACTCCGTTTTCCTATGTGTGGCAGTTCAATTTCCAGGATTTTGACATCGAGACCAATGCATATAATGAGGAGTCGATCAACCTGTTGAAATCCCAGGGCATTGATTTCTCGAAGAACAGGGAGATGGGTATCTCGTCCCGCGACTTCGTGAGGCAGCTATTCCTCTCTGGCCTCATCGGTGGTGGCCGTCCCATTAGTTGGGTCACTTTTCACGGGTCCTACGACTTCGGGTTCATGATCAAGATGCTGACCCGGCAACCCCTTCCGACCCACATGCTCGATTTTCTGAGATTGTTGAAACGCTTCTTCGGGTTCTGCATTTACGACGTGAAGCACATGATCAAATCTTGTGACGGCCTTTACGGGGGCCTAGAGCGGGTCGCGAAGTCCCTCAATGTTGATCGAATCGCTGGTAAGAGCCATCAGGCTGGGTCCGACAGCCTCCTCACCCTTCAAACATTTTTCAAGCTGATTGGGAGCCGGAAGCCATTCACAGACAACACTGAGGGTATGGCTCTGTTCAGGTTTTGTTCGGTGCTGTTTGGATTAGAAGCTCCTATGCAGTGGAGATGTTCCGGTCTTCTGTTCGGGTCGCATCTCCATTGGGATAACTTCCATGCTCGACACTTATGTTGA